TGGTGCTGATGGGGGTCCTGGGGCCAGTCCAGATAAGTCCTGGTTTTCAGCAGGCGAGCCAGCCTGTGGTGGGCAGACAGCTGGCGAGGGGGGATCTTCTCCaggaagacgaggaggaggatgTCCCTTTGCTCCACCTGCAGCCTGTAGGTGGCCAGCTTCATCTCCAGAGAGCACCAGTTACTGCGTAGGTAGTGGCGGCTGACTAGGCAGAGGGTGTGGCGGCTCCGGTAGAGGCTGTCTGTGATGTTCTCCACAATGTCCTTCCCCAGCTGGAAGTCCCTGCTGTGCAGACAGAGGCGCAGGAAAGGAGGACCCCTCTGCTCCAGATTAGGTAGCAGCTCCTCCACCACCCAGCGCTCGTCCTTCCCGCTATAGGAGACAAACGCATCGTAGTGGTAGCGCCCCCTGGTGTTGGATCGCATGGCTTCTAACAGCCAGCCAAGGGTGAtgtggtagagggggaggaggtagggGCCGGCCAGGTTATGGACCAACACCACCAGCATGAAGAACAGGACTCCCAGGCCAGTCGCAACAAAGAGCACAAAGCCAACCTCTGTTGTGCAGTTGGCTTCTGTGTACTTGACAAAATTAGGTGTGTCTATTCCATTGTCCGACAAGCATATCAAGTCCTCCAAAGCATACATACCGGTTTTAGCATACGGACCAAGCATGATCACTTCAACCTGCCTGCACCCCTTTGCCCATGTAATGAGCCAAGCATTATCACAACTGCAAAACATCTGTAAATGATCAAATGTCAAATGCTTAAGGCTAGAGAGAGGTTCAGTAAAGCTATAGAATACATTATAAATGTTCTCTATATGCAAATACACTATTTGCAAAGATTTCAAGTCTTTAGTTAAACTCCCCTCTAAAGAATAAATCCTGCAGTTGTCAAGTTCCAGATCCTCCAGTTTGGTCAAGTTGTGAAAAATGATGT
This portion of the Oncorhynchus tshawytscha isolate Ot180627B unplaced genomic scaffold, Otsh_v2.0 Un_contig_14302_pilon_pilon, whole genome shotgun sequence genome encodes:
- the LOC121842347 gene encoding toll-like receptor 13; protein product: MRPMQLTIGSNITSKQNLSLQLKGQTVSFQDCDRPFFQSVTHLHAEAEEFLCGSEFMGKYFTSVETFDYRTKLSAKRVDLTSINQLIHLRKLTLRQVDLLTQRSADIIFHNLTKLEDLELDNCRIYSLEGSLTKDLKSLQIVYLHIENIYNVFYSFTEPLSSLKHLTFDHLQMFCSCDNAWLITWAKGCRQVEVIMLGPYAKTGMYALEDLICLSDNGIDTPNFVKYTEANCTTEVGFVLFVATGLGVLFFMLVVLVHNLAGPYLLPLYHITLGWLLEAMRSNTRGRYHYDAFVSYSGKDERWVVEELLPNLEQRGPPFLRLCLHSRDFQLGKDIVENITDSLYRSRHTLCLVSRHYLRSNWCSLEMKLATYRLQVEQRDILLLVFLEKIPPRQLSAHHRLARLLKTRTYLDWPQDPHQHQAFWDRLWAKLKPQTEHEIRC